CGCTGTTTTGGGAAGCAAGAGCAATGGTATCACTTTTGGAGAAGAGGGACTGAGCTGAGAGTTTCCTGCAATGTCCTCAGAAGATACTGGGCTCGTTCTGACAGGGAGTTTGCATTTGTCATTACACAGGCCACAAATGCCGATGGGGCTTTGCGAGCACAAAGCGATTGTGTTGCTGGAGGCTTACAGCCTGAGGCAGACATGATGAATAGTGAGATGTCAGTCAACACTCCCAgaagacagttttaaaaaggCTATTGGCCAAGACAGGGTATGATTGTGCCACAGGATTGATTCCTTCTGCCTCGTTTTCTGTGTTTAACTCTTCCACAGACATCCCTTCACCTGTTCCCTCAGGTTTCTCTGTAAGTATCCCCACACTCTTCACTGTGATTACACTCTCAGGACTCCCTGCACCAGCgtcctcctcccagcagcacctcctgTCTCATCACAAACATTCTCCCATATCCCACTGCAACTAGCTGGCTTCTTCCAGAAGCTAGAGGAGCCAATTTAGTTTCAGAGGCCACACCCAGCTTTACCTCCGGAGCTGTAAAACAAGCCTGTAACTTGTTTATTGCAACTAAATTGGTGTTAGCCAGTCCCCCAGCAAGATTTTGCTATGCAGAGATTAGCACATAAACTCTAATTAGTTGCTTCTTTCCATTCCTTGTTGCCTCTCCCAAGCCTGCTCTCCCATTTAacttgcttttccctttcagcaTCTCCTCCTTCACCTACTATCCATTCACCTAATACTTGCCATTTCCTCCATACCTGAGTCACTGTGTAGTCCTTCTCCTCCAGTCGATCCTTAATTATTCGGATTAAAGGGCCAATGTTATAGAACTCTGCTTCTTCTAGCACCCCTAAGAAAGAGTGATAGAGAAACAATTAAGAAATTTAACAGCCAGTCTTTTTGGCTGGCAAAAGATCAACTCTTGGGACACTTCCCAAGGTCATGTCCCTTGAAAGAAATGACACTCCAGCCTCACTCAGGAGTTCAACAAGTTCCTCTTGATTGAAACCTTTACTGCGGAGAATTGAGCACTGCCTCTCTGCattgtgctcctgctgctcaccCCAACTTCTTTGCACTGTCTGCTACTACAGAAACAGGCATTGCCAATGAAGGTTGGTGCCAAGGCCTGGTAATACAtttccaggaaaggaaaggctttCCCTGGGAGTCTGAAATCCACCCACAGATTACTggccaagaaaaataaatgtagactCCATCTTCTTTCAATGACCACTAGTTACCACCTTGTTCAGGCCCTCTTTGGAAGGCAGAGAAACACAGGACCTCAACACCAAAAGATCCTAGAAAATCCCAACTTTCCCACCCCCCAGAGCAGTTAGAGTTGCACCCACCTTGCAGCTCCACAGGACTTCAGACAATCTTTGGCTCTCTCACCTGTGCTTCATCTTAGAGCAGGTAAACagagaattgttttgttttgttttctgcacatTGTCTGCAGCCATCACCTCTCCTGAGACTCTCCTGTTTGCTAACAAGCCATCAGAGAAAGGGAGGTGGGGTCCCAGTGGGTCAGTGAGGGGAAGGAGGCTAGAAACCAACATTTACATGACTCCAAACTAATATGCAGACAATGCAGGTGGAGGGATTGATCCCTCTCTACCTGAGCACTCAGACCCCTTCAGAGTTGCCTCATTCAGCCTCTAATGGGTTAGTTTTATGCCAGCCTGTCTgagcagaaacaaaaggcaACATTAAGCTGTGAACAAGACTCCTGTTAACACTTCAGATCTGGTGTTAAAAGCTGTGGCTGAACTCTGTCTGACCTGAGGATTACAAGCAATGACAAGCAGAAGACATCTCTGAATCACATTTATTACAATTCTGTACCAttgcttataaatatttttttgggggAATTATAACTCATAAAATgattctgaagaaaacattccttggtaaaaatatgtaagagagagggagaagaaggcTAATGAACCTGCAGAAACTGTGGTTGGCAAGGGATGGACAGCACAGCCTGCCTTTGAAATTGGCTGCTTGTTAGACCCAAACATCCAAAAAGTAATGAGGCATTGGGGATCACTGGCTCGTAACACCATGACGATGTTACTGAGTTATCCTATTGGACTCCCTGTCAACATCAAATGAGGGATTGGTTTGTCCGGCTTGCTCCGCTGGAATTGCTGCAGTCCACAACCCAACAGAGCACTAGCAGCATACATCACATATCGCTGATGAATGATGGTTTTTATTAGTCAGTAGAAGAGACAAGCTTGGTCTGTTTGGTCTTCTGGGTTTTCAATCCAAATTAGAAACAGGCATTAACAGAAAGCTCAGTCACAAAGCCTGATCAGGAAAGTCTGTAAGGAATAGGTAATAAAACAGTTTATTGATGCTGGTAAACCTTGCCTGCTTCTGTCTCGGTGACACCTCTCCTGAGCTAACAGTCACAAAGCTGCAACACCTGCAGGATGCCTTCTCCATCTGCTCCAAACCCCTTTAGTCAAGGAACTATTGGTATGCTTTTCAAGAGCTGCAGTAAAGGCCTGCTCAAGTCCCCCACACCAACCTTCAGACGGACAACGAGAGACAAGAAGGCCAGCTACAGTGCTCTGGCTCCCTCAGCCATGTTAAGTGGGAAGTTTCTAAGCTCCAAGACTCACCCTCTTCAGCCATATCTTTATCCAGGACAAGCTTCCCATGTCGGAGGAAATTCAGGATGGGTCCAAAGTAAGTGGGGTCTCGGTCTATCAGGTATGCACCAGTCTCATCCTAGCAACAGAGATGGACCATGAGGTGAAAAAAATGGATGGTAAACGTGTCACCAACCCTCTAATGCTCCAGACTAGAATTAAATATGCAGCCAAGCAAAAATGTCAACTATTTCTAAAACTCCTTGGAAACCATGGGCCCTCGGTTTAGCTCCTTTATGGTATGATCACTTACAGAGTGCACATAGCAAAGTTCTCCAGGTGAAGCAGATACCACTCCCTCATGAGATGATCCAAAGCATAAAGATCCGAAAGCACGTGAACGCACAGGCATTTGCATGGGACAACAGCCAGCCACCACGCAAAGCCACAGCCAGGCAGGGGGACATCTTGTCCTGCACCCACAGGCGAGGTGGAGAGCAAGCCTTTCTGCAAAGTTCACCACAGCACCACAGGGTCTGGGGGAACGAGCCACAGATTTTAAAGTTTTGGTAGACCTCTGACTTTCTAACGGTTTTATCCCCATAGTATATAGCATGAACATCTGCAATTCACTCTCCTGAGATATACAATGGAGAGACCATAGTCAAGTCAGCCCTGCTTGGATCTTAACTCCTGCATTATTATGCCCAGCGTATCAATTTCAACATGGACCAACCcagctcagaaagccaaaaaaacagacctcaggctccttctgcagctgcGTGTGCAGGCCTGGTGTGAGGGAGCAGAGAGGCCCCTTATAGGGCACAAGGCTGAGTCAGACAGGTACAGCTGGGAGGTAAACCCAGGGGATCTGGGGAGATAGAGCAGTGGGAGAGCAGGGGTGGAGCGGAGCTGGCCTCGCTTTTCCCCGGGCAAGGAAATGAGGTGCTGTGCTACAACACAGCCGGGTGgcatttggaaagagaaaattcttcCTGGGAGCGGGGTGAGAAAGCGGAGCTATTTTTCACCGGGTTACTCCTGCCGCTCGCTATTGGGGTCTGGCTCCACCCCTGCATCCatccagccctcctgccctccccgtGCTCGGTGCAGGGGCACGGTGCAGGAGGCAACCCAGCTGCCTTACCCGGTCCGACTGCAGCTCCTCGCCCTGGCACAAGCGACACAGGAAAGATTTCTGCTCCCGGCACAGGGTCTGCCTGGTGGTGAGGAAGACGGTGCCCCCCACATTGAGCCTCACCCACTTGGCCTGGGTGCCAGCTGGGGGTGGGATGTCCCAGCTGCAGCGTAGCCCCACAGCGCCCTGCATTTCTTCCCCGCCTTCCATCCTCATCCTCAACCCCTTCCAAGCACGCAGGGACTGCTGCAGGTACTGCCTGCCGGGGGATGCTGGGATCTGTAGTTTGTCTGCCTCTCCTTCCACAGCAGCCGTGGTTCCCCAGGGGCCAGGATCTTCTCTGGGACCACCAAAGAGGGTccagaggggaggaaggatCCTCTGTGCAGGAGGATATCATCGCTGCAGCTATTAGAGGTGAGCAAAAGCACAGCTCCGATGCTCCCTggctttccctctctttctgaTTTCACTAAACAAGGGCTAACGGAGCGTTATGCAAAATTCCTTGGCGTGTATTTCCATGTACACCCTCTCCAGCTCATGAGAAAGGTTCTGGGACCTGTAGTTTACAAGGACGTGCACAAATGGGTGCTGGGAACTGTAGTTTTCCCAGCCCGCCGTCCCTGCAAAAGAGGATGTAGTAACGAAGGGGGCTGCCATACACGGCCCCAGCCTTGCAGCTAGCAGTTTGCATGCCTCCAGCCCTGGGTCTTGCAGGGAAGAAGAACCTGCTCTCTGACAGTCAGCAGATTAAGCCCATCAGCGCTGTACCCCACAGCTTTCCCTTCAGGAGATATATTACCCCAGGCTCGCAGCCCAGTGCTGCATCAGTTGCCACATTATTCTTGCTGCAAAATGTGCAGACAGCTGCCTTCTTGCTAACATATGTAGCGACACTTCTGGGAACTCTATCTTGGATCTGCATGAAGTGCTGGCAGGGGGCAGGAATAATTTCTCTTCTGGCTCAGAAGAGCCGCTGATTCAGCAGACGTCCCCCCACGCTGTCCTAGCAGCACGAACCACGCCAGAGAGAGACCCCTGTCTTCTTCCCCTGTGCTCCTGTCACCCCTGATGCTGTTtgggcagcacagagctccGATTTTTACTCAGTTCTGCACGGAGTTTTACGTCTGCCCCAGGCACGTGACGCCTGCTGATGCCAACGTGCCAGTCACTCCTTGCTGAATCCAGCCCTGCCTCGGCCACCCCTCCTGCCAGACCAAGCCTGGAGCTCGGCAGCTCATACCCACGGGACTCTGTTCAAATGCAGTCCCTGGCATGGACACAACCTGAACAAGATctctctccagcagctctgcttttcccacTCCCACCTAAAGACAGCCGTGCTTGCCAACAGCTCAAGCAAATTGGGGATGGAAAGGAAAGGCTGATGTCTCACCTGAATGTGGCCCAAAGTCTTCCTTCACGTAAAGCTGCTCTGTGGCTCTTCCTTGCCAGGAcaatgcagcactgcagagacaCTGTGGTGCCCTACAGACACTTTGTTCTTGCACCTAGATCCTGGGTCTTTTGAGGTGGGAGTTTACTAGGGAagagggtggaaaaaaagagaaagatcgCATTTTACTCGCATTCCttccttgtcttttcttccttccctcttttcttttgcttaaaaatcaCTCACATTTATCCTCATGGAACATGAAAGCAGTGTTACCCTTCCCCCAAACCACACAGGACCTTCCTGACAAAGACAGTATAACTGTGTACTTTGCTCCTTGCATGGAGGAGTGcaaaggggaggaggggaagagagggcAACACGGAAAAGGTTTTGAGATTGCTGACCTCCAGCTA
This is a stretch of genomic DNA from Cygnus atratus isolate AKBS03 ecotype Queensland, Australia chromosome 1, CAtr_DNAZoo_HiC_assembly, whole genome shotgun sequence. It encodes these proteins:
- the KCTD17 gene encoding BTB/POZ domain-containing protein KCTD17 isoform X2 — translated: MEGGEEMQGAVGLRCSWDIPPPAGTQAKWVRLNVGGTVFLTTRQTLCREQKSFLCRLCQGEELQSDRDETGAYLIDRDPTYFGPILNFLRHGKLVLDKDMAEEGVLEEAEFYNIGPLIRIIKDRLEEKDYTVTQVPPKHVYRVLQCQEEELTQMVSTMSDGWRFEQLVNIGSSYSYGNEDQSEFLCVVSKELYNSPNGLSSEPSHKAKLLQARGLRM